A window of Castanea sativa cultivar Marrone di Chiusa Pesio chromosome 1, ASM4071231v1 contains these coding sequences:
- the LOC142605885 gene encoding agamous-like MADS-box protein FUL-L: MGRGRVQLKRIENKISRQVTFSKRRSGLLKKAHEISVLCDAEVALIVFSTKGKLFEYSSDSSMETILERYERYSFAERQLVATDSESQGGWCMEFPKLTARVEVLQRNIRNFMGEDLDPLSFRELQNLEQQIDAGLKRIRTRKNQLMHESVMELQKKEKSLQEQNSVLAKKLKENEKNIPEQAHQEQPSLGLLSLPQQPMPSTLSLPSLTIGGAFQERAVDEDAGVQTRPTLMPPWMLRHVNG; this comes from the exons ATGGGGAGAGGTAGGGTTCAGCTGAAGCGAATCGAGAACAAAATCAGCCGGCAAGTGACGTTTTCGAAGCGCCGGAGTGGGTTGCTGAAGAAAGCTCATGAGATCTCGGTGCTTTGCGACGCCGAGGTTGCTTTGATTGTGTTTTCAACCAAAGGGAAGCTTTTTGAGTATTCCAGTGATTCCAG CATGGAGACTATTCTTGAACGATATGAAAGATATTCATTTGCAGAACGACAGCTTGTCGCCACAGATTCTGAATCCCAG GGAGGCTGGTGTATGGAATTCCCTAAGCTTACCGCTAGAGTGGAAGTCTTACAAAGGAACATCAG GAACTTCATGGGAGAAGATCTCGATCCCTTGAGTTTCAGAGAGCTTCAAAATTTGGAACAACAGATTGATGCAGGTCTGAAGCGCATACGAACAAGAAAG AACCAACTTATGCATGAATCTGTTATGGAGCTGCAAAAGAAG GAAAAATCTTTGCAGGAACAAAACAGTGTGCTAGCAAAAAAG CTcaaagaaaatgagaagaaCATTCCTGAGCAAGCACACCAAGAGCAACCAAGCCTAGGCCTGCTATCCCTACCGCAGCAGCCAATGCCATCAACGCTGTCACTTCCTTCTCTAACTATCGG AGGGGCTTTCCAGGAAAGAGCAGTAGATGAAGATGCTGGAGTTCAGACTCGGCCTACACTCATGCCACCTTGGATGCTTCGTCATGTGAATGGATAG